The stretch of DNA AGCGGGGCGCATCACTACTGCCCGCTCCCGCGGTGCACGCGGTGTCACCCACGTGAGCGACAGGATGTATGCGATCGTCTCTAGACAGGAGCAAGACAGCGGCGTGGGGGTTCGGACCCGACCAATCGCAACTGAGGGGAGAGGTCAGCGGCGAGGGCAGGGGAGGAGCGGGGGCTCCTGCTGCGCCGCGCGGACAGGGCAACGAATTGACAGCGGTTTAAGCCGACTGCGACAGGGGGCGTTGGCCGCTTTTACACCGGACTGGCGCAAAAGGCGCCGCGCACGGGCCGCGCATTTACTGGACGACGCTGCGTCAGCAACAACATCCTGGAGAGAGGCATGGAGGCAAAGGTTGACggcgacgaggagccccggcgaGACCGTGACCAGGAACTGCGCAACAGCGTCGCTAGCAACGCGGACCGAGAACACACGCGACCGAACTTGGACCGCCTGCAGTCGCTCGGACGACGAACAGAAGAAGTAGGACAGGAGGGAGGCAACGCCGTCGCAAGAAAAGCAGTCAGCGACGAACGGCACCACGACCCACACGGTGCCTGGCACCGACAAAGAGGGAAACTCCACGGCGCCGAAAGGGACCCCGGAGAGGAAGGCAGCGACGACGCGGGAGCGAAAGGCGATACCTGGACGGGGAACGAGGTCAACTCTGGCGGGGCGGTGCAGCACGACGGGGCACCCGGCAGCAGCATTGGAGGCAGGGCAGGGGCCAAGGGACGAAGCCGGCGTCGGTGGttgcggtggtggtggtggtgggagGATGCTGGAGCTGCAACGGGCGTCCGGCGAGTTGCCCGCCGGGGCGCCCGGCGAGCCGCGGGAGCAACTCATTCCGCTGCCGAATCTCAGTTCTCTAATCGGCGGATATAAAGAGATGACGTATGGAAAACTATGAAAGCCTCCGTCTTTTAATATTAGATAAAGATAAAGATAAAGATAAAaatgaatagattgaaagtttttcGAAAAGAAAAAATCTCTAACAAAGGAACGAACACGTTCAGCTTCCGAGGACTTCATCAACTCCATGTATCATTTGGCCCAGTGCTTTATTTATATTTATAAAGTAAGGTAAAAACCTGTTTTGAACtgaaaaaaaaagaaacaaacACCACAAACGTGCTTGCTAGCTAGCGAACTGACGGATACTTGGTCGTCGGAATAACATATGCTCCAGACTTGGTCAGACAGCACATAGTGCCTTCTTTCCTGACATAGGAGATAGCGCAGAAAGTTGTTGCGGCGTTGTCGTATGGCTTGTACCTTCTGTTTAACGGACATTACCAGAGGCCATTGCGATCTGTACTCAGCATGTGCGTGCAACGTTTGAAGATTTCGAGGTCGGAAGTTCTATATGATGCGTGTTTGTTCACGAGCTGCCAAACACAACGTAGCAAATGTCTGCTGTGAGCTTTCCCCACGGAATACAGATCTTCATGCTACTCTACTACTCGATATGTTCTCTGCACTTGCCGCATGCAACCTCGCTTTCCTTTAGCTTCAACTTTTCCCAGCCCGGTGGCTACGACGCCCAAAACTTCAGCTTCCAAGGCGACGCATACTACGACTCCCAGTCTCAGACGATCGAGCTGACGAAAGCCGGCGGGAGTCCAAACATCCAGAACAGCGTAGGCCGGGCGTTGTATGCGCAGCCCGTGCCGCTGTGGGATGCCATCACCGGAGAGCTGGCCCGGTTCACCACCTCCTTCACCTTCGAAATCAAGGTAAACAGTGAACTCAGTGGCGATGGCATGACTTTCTTCCTTGGCCATTACCCTCCGACGAGCATTCCCGATCCCCTCGACAATGGCCGGAACCTCGGCCTCTTCAACAAAAGCGTCGGCACGGTGGCGACCGGCGACAACCGAGTCGTGGCGGTTGAGTTCGACACGTTCTTGAACGTTGAGTCCGACAACAGCGACAGCCACATGGGCATCGACGTCAACTCCATCATCTCCCGGGCGTACACCAACGTGGCCGTGCCTGGAAAGAACCTCACATCGAACCTCCCAATGACTTGCCACATCAGCTACAGCAATGACACAAAAATCCTTGCTGCTGTTCTCCAGATCGTCGACGTGACCTACCGTGTCAACACAAGTGTTGACCTGAGGCAGATGCTGCCTAGTGTGGTGGCCATTGGCTTCTCGGGTGCTACTGGCGTGGCTGTCGAGCAACACCAAATAATGTCCTGGTCATTCAACTCCACCTTGGATCCGTCGCCTCCACGGAGGAACCCCAAGATTCCGTGGAAACTACTAGTAGAGGCAACCGGACCAGTTACCATTTTTTTGGCGATTGTGTGCATCTTTGTCGGCGTCCGACGACGGCAACTATGCACGAGAAAGAAGCATTACAGAGCTCTCGCCAGAGGCCTTGAACATTTTGATTATCATAAGCTAGCACGTGCAACCAACAAATTCTCACAGGAGAACAAGCTTGGGCAAGGAGGTTCCGCCTCTGTTTATCAGGGCCAACTGACAAATAGACATGTGGCCATAAAGAGATTCAGGCCAGTAGCATCCGGCGAAGGGAGGAAGGCGTTCGAGGACGAACTCAGGATTGCCAGTGGCCTGAGGCACAAGCACCTAGTCGAATTGATAGGCTGGTGCTACGATCGCAAGAGGAACCCGATTGAGTTCATATGCTGGTGGTGGGACGACAAGTACACACGTCTCTTTCTTGTGTATGAGCTTTTGCCACAAGGTAGCCTCGATCAACACCTACACAGGGGCAAAAGTTGGTTACCATGGTCCAAGAGGTACGCATTATAATTCTATCTCAAGAGAATTTACACCATTGCATGCAACTTCATTTTTTCTTGATACATAATGAATGGTTACATGCTTTTACAAGCAGGTATGAGATCATCCTCGACCTAGGCTCTGCACTGCAATACCTCCACGTAGATTGTGAGCAAGGCCAACAATGTATCGTGCACGGTGATATCAAGTCCAGCAATGTGCTCCTTGGGTCTTCATACGGTGCGAAGTTGGGTGACTTCGGCTTGGCAAGGTTTGTTCACCATGAAACTGGTTCACAGACCACAGATGTTCTGCAAGGCACTTATGGATATATAGACCCTGTGTTCCTTGACACCTGCCAACGGAACAGGCAATCAGACATATACAGTTTTGGCATTGTCCTACTAGAGATGGTCTCtggaagggatccaacaatgtGTCTCCATGATAGGCCTCCATTGTCATCATGGGTAAGGAGTTTGTACCATAGGAATGACATCCTGGACGCCGCAGATGAGAGGCTGATAAGCGGCGAGTCCAATGTCGCGTGTCAACAGATGGAGCACATGTTACTCATCGGGCTCTTGTGCGTGCATCAGGACCCGAGCATACGGCCGTCCATCACCCACACCATGGAAGCCCTGCGATCGGAGGAGCTGACATTGGACATTGTTCCCCTAGCACCGGTGACACTCTCGCTGCCATAGCCTTTGTAGTTCAGGATTTAGCAAAAAATCAACAAAGTAATACCAGATACATGTATTCTTTTTTAGTTGATACCATAAATATATTCAATGGATACATATTCAGTCGGGATGTATTGGGAATAAGAATCGTGTGCTACAAAGTCGGATGTATGAATCAACTGATGACCCGCACAATTGAAAAGTGGCTAGATTTCCTGGATGCTAGTACAAATGCGTTTTTTTATGTTTTATATGGTTTTTAATAAATATTTTAACCATTTTTTCCCATACTGTATGCTTGTATGAAACTATAAATTACAATATCTAGTAACAAAAATACAAAGGTGAACATATTTTCACGTACTCCCATGTGGatagtaaattcaaaaaatactaaaaacaaaAAGAATATGAAATTTTGGGGTATCAAACTTGTCGATCATTTTACTCACGCACGAAGTTTCGTGAAGGAATGTCACCCGGGGTATGTGGTAGTTCAGAAACTTCATATGTGAGTAGACCAGTCGATTATGTATGTTTCAATGAAAGAATGCCACCTGGGAATCTTAGTATCCCTTCAAATAGTGCTTTGCTTTGATTTTGTCTGAAATTGTATTGATGTCATTTCTTCGTGAAACTTGATACACGATTATACCAGTCGACCATGTATGTTCCAAAAAGTTCAGTTTTTTAATATTAATTTTGTAGTATTTTCTCTTAAGAATTTACTATTCATAAAGGGTTCCCGTGGAGCCATGTTCCACAAATCCATGTCATAGTTTAGTTGACCAACTTAACTATAAACATAAACATACATTGCTTGTATACATAAATTGAGCCTCCTCTCTATCCACCAGCCCCCATATCAAACCATATAGTATAGTCACATTAATCAATCAGCATATTGTTTCTGTAAAATTGAAAAAAAACTTAGTTACACCTAGAATAAAAATCATTATTCATGAATGAATCCGCTAATAGTTAGACATCAAAGAAGGAGCACCTCGTATTTTTTAGCGGATCTTCACAAAAAATCAAATGATTGATATATAAACCTTATATTCTATTTATGAACATGTTTCATCATTTATTCTATTGTAATTATGTTATTCTATTAGTGGAATGTCATGCATTTAGATGATTCTATGGCACGAACAACTGATTCATGTCTATTCCTAAATTCTGCTTTGTATGTACTCTACATGGAGTTCTGACTGGTTTATTGACCCGGCTCTTAAATATCATATAGCCAACACAAACGGCTTTTTTGCGAGGCTAGTTTATTATGGAGGGTTTTTTTGTCTGCATGAAACCACCCAAATTATGTAATAAGAAGTTGGATGGAATTATTTTTCAAGTTCGATTTTGAGAAAGCCAACGATAAGGTGTGTTGGTCAGTTCTACAACAAGAATGGTAGATGAAGGATTTCTCTTTGATTTGGAGAGAGCTGGCTTGATAACTTTGTTTAGAAAGGTAGTGTTTCCATTGAAGTAAATGACGATGCCGAACAATTTTTCAATCTAGGAAAGGGCTATGTCAAGGGGATCCTTTGTCACATATTATTTGTAATACAAGTAATCATCAACCCACGCATCAGTACAAGCTTGTTATTTTCTATGGCAATTAAATATACTAGTCATCATCCCGTGCATCTGCACGAGCTAGGCATTTATACATAGTTTCAACATTATGGTGTTGTCCGAATATATAGTGCGGAAACAAACATTTGAAATCAAAATATTACAAAAGGTGTCATATATTTCAATATTTTTCCCTCATCAGTATCACATGATTCTTTGTTTCAAATAGAAAAGACAGTGACGTTTATATCAGCACCAAAGATTTTTTTTATCAAACTTGGAAGACGAACAATAGATCTCAATAGATTTGAAATAGTGACCATTATCTGAATTTGAATCAAACCATTGATTAATACGCAGAGTTTTAATGCTCCATTGCTTATTTCTTTAGTTTTACATTCCAATTCGTAAATGAAGAATATATACCATCAGGCTAATATATATTTGCAAGGAAGGATCACTTTGTTAACAAAGTAGGTATATACAATTATAATAATTCTCATATAAAGGCAAGAAATAGAATAAAGTGTACACCTACTCATTTTTTTACTAAGTTGGCTTTCTTTTTTCTTCTCGGATGCATTTTGATTTGTAATCTATCAGGAAAAACACCAAAACAATTTAGTACAAAATTACTCACCAAAATAACAGCGTGAACTCATTTGCTCATGTAGAAGCATCTAAACTCATGGTTAACATTGCACGTATATGCATGCAATAATGTTGATGGGGTTGATGTAGTGGACGCTAGAGCCTTGCCGCTGGCATAGTGAAAGGCAAAATTCCATGACCAATTGATTCATATAGTCCTACAAATACTAACTTGGCCTGCTCAAAACAAAATGATTTCTTCTTTCAAACGCCGAGATTCTATCAATCAGTTTTATACATGTAACTAAAAAAATATTAGTAAAAAGGAGAACATCTTGCGAACTATCTCAAGAACACATCCTTAAGACGGTGAGGTTAAGCTCatcttgctgctgctgcttggatGAACCATGCATGGAGGTGCTGCACGAACTTGAAGCTTTCAAGATTCAAAGGTTTGAGAGGAAGTGATCTAGGAGAAGCTGGATGGATCTTGTTTTTTTGTGGGGAAAGAGAGAGGGTCATGGATTTTCTTCAC from Triticum urartu cultivar G1812 chromosome 3, Tu2.1, whole genome shotgun sequence encodes:
- the LOC125547243 gene encoding L-type lectin-domain containing receptor kinase IX.1-like; this translates as MSAVSFPHGIQIFMLLYYSICSLHLPHATSLSFSFNFSQPGGYDAQNFSFQGDAYYDSQSQTIELTKAGGSPNIQNSVGRALYAQPVPLWDAITGELARFTTSFTFEIKVNSELSGDGMTFFLGHYPPTSIPDPLDNGRNLGLFNKSVGTVATGDNRVVAVEFDTFLNVESDNSDSHMGIDVNSIISRAYTNVAVPGKNLTSNLPMTCHISYSNDTKILAAVLQIVDVTYRVNTSVDLRQMLPSVVAIGFSGATGVAVEQHQIMSWSFNSTLDPSPPRRNPKIPWKLLVEATGPVTIFLAIVCIFVGVRRRQLCTRKKHYRALARGLEHFDYHKLARATNKFSQENKLGQGGSASVYQGQLTNRHVAIKRFRPVASGEGRKAFEDELRIASGLRHKHLVELIGWCYDRKRNPIEFICWWWDDKYTRLFLVYELLPQGSLDQHLHRGKSWLPWSKRYEIILDLGSALQYLHVDCEQGQQCIVHGDIKSSNVLLGSSYGAKLGDFGLARFVHHETGSQTTDVLQGTYGYIDPVFLDTCQRNRQSDIYSFGIVLLEMVSGRDPTMCLHDRPPLSSWVRSLYHRNDILDAADERLISGESNVACQQMEHMLLIGLLCVHQDPSIRPSITHTMEALRSEELTLDIVPLAPVTLSLP